The following proteins are co-located in the Deinococcus metallilatus genome:
- the wzy gene encoding O-antigen polysaccharide polymerase Wzy: MMVSRLFNIFVAVVTLFAIFSLKTFEITTLDKISFLSAIMLIFAVLHLVLDYYSLGRRFVITPYNIFFTALFIFNLGYSITNGFPGGPKFTDIPVDESIIFRAVEYVSLSIVVFSLGYLLFCSPRGVKGGPVEIEGFFRKKEVRTISVLLLLLSLPFLVYELLNKIILVSRYGYLGYYKNVDDSSLGSIISSFSSFAIMMLLVCIVLFKGEKTITVLLTLAFFLATALNIMLGFRAGGMLPFLVYLYIRDRYIRKVNYIGALPIVLLTFIIVFPIIAEYRDFIGQSNRNLGSENESGLIGIIRELGRTFQATAYTMKVLDFTNEFRLGWSYVGALGLVLPSGVLGIDVESVRPSVWLVSIVDPVFKRAGGGLGFSMIAESYYNFGILGGLAAMFLQGILIGKLSEISLFSRRYILGLLAAAYMSVLVFYVRQEAVGVVRGFFWFVVGTYAAYLITCYRGNAVEARRLRELGGDR; encoded by the coding sequence ATGATGGTCTCTAGGCTATTCAACATTTTTGTTGCCGTAGTCACACTTTTTGCCATATTCTCCCTAAAAACATTTGAAATCACTACTCTGGATAAGATAAGCTTCTTATCTGCAATTATGCTTATTTTTGCAGTTTTGCATTTGGTGCTAGATTACTATAGTCTAGGAAGACGTTTTGTTATTACGCCTTATAATATTTTTTTCACTGCTCTTTTTATATTCAACCTCGGCTATTCCATCACCAATGGGTTCCCTGGTGGTCCGAAATTTACTGATATTCCCGTGGACGAGAGTATTATTTTTAGAGCAGTGGAATATGTTTCTCTTTCTATTGTCGTTTTTTCTTTAGGCTACTTATTGTTTTGTTCTCCAAGAGGGGTCAAAGGTGGACCAGTTGAGATTGAAGGTTTTTTTAGGAAAAAAGAAGTTAGGACTATATCTGTCCTTTTGCTACTGTTGAGTCTTCCATTCCTTGTCTATGAACTACTCAACAAGATAATCTTGGTAAGTAGATATGGTTACTTAGGGTATTATAAAAACGTAGACGATTCTTCCCTAGGAAGCATTATCAGCTCATTCTCTTCTTTTGCGATAATGATGCTTCTTGTATGTATAGTTCTGTTTAAAGGCGAAAAGACAATAACTGTGTTGCTGACGCTTGCGTTCTTTTTAGCAACTGCATTAAATATAATGCTTGGATTCAGGGCGGGGGGGATGTTGCCGTTTTTGGTATACCTCTATATACGTGATAGGTACATTAGAAAAGTCAATTATATAGGAGCACTACCTATAGTATTGCTAACTTTCATAATTGTCTTTCCTATTATTGCCGAATATAGGGACTTTATAGGACAGTCGAATAGGAATCTGGGTAGTGAAAATGAAAGTGGTTTAATAGGTATAATTAGAGAACTTGGAAGAACTTTTCAGGCGACAGCATATACAATGAAGGTATTGGATTTTACTAACGAGTTTAGATTGGGGTGGAGCTATGTTGGTGCCCTTGGATTGGTCCTACCCTCGGGTGTGTTGGGTATTGATGTGGAGAGCGTGCGTCCATCTGTCTGGTTGGTTTCGATTGTTGACCCTGTGTTTAAGCGTGCTGGCGGGGGTCTTGGATTTTCCATGATAGCAGAGTCATATTACAATTTTGGTATTTTAGGAGGATTGGCCGCAATGTTTTTGCAGGGTATCCTCATAGGAAAGCTATCCGAAATTTCACTATTTTCTAGAAGATACATTCTGGGACTCCTTGCTGCCGCCTATATGTCTGTTCTGGTTTTTTACGTTAGGCAAGAGGCTGTCGGGGTGGTTAGAGGTTTCTTCTGGTTTGTGGTGGGTACATATGCCGCTTATCTAATTACTTGCTACAGGGGAAATGCAGTTGAAGCCCGTCGTCTTAGGGAGCTGGGAGGGGATAGATAA
- a CDS encoding glycosyltransferase family 4 protein, with the protein MITIGLEYRFLRDTTGRVWAKTQCDEAFWRKYTEVLGNINIVARIREVSEKPEDYLRSDGPGIDFKGIRDYHGPASFLRYIFPVIGDIVSYTKDSSLLILRTPGLIENVMYLVARARHIPFAVEVVGDPQEVFANNGAGGRVAPLYELFFTSMQRWMCRDAEVVSYVTGETLQKKYPNSAGREHAVSDVYLPDEAFLPEPRHFKKLPSPLSMVMVGSLEVPYKGVDVALRALSKIKNYVNATLTIVGDGVLRLELEAMAHSLGLQQQVRFLGALPAGEAVRKELRQADLFLMPSRTEGMPRALLEAMALGLPALASRVGGIPEVLGEDYLFTSEQPDELAALLMLLTPEKLGKMSSENLQTARKYHLSNTTRAHREFLREVKALMAENK; encoded by the coding sequence ATGATCACAATTGGCCTTGAATATCGTTTCTTGCGGGACACTACCGGTAGGGTTTGGGCCAAGACTCAATGCGATGAAGCATTTTGGCGGAAGTATACTGAAGTTCTTGGGAATATTAATATTGTTGCCCGCATAAGAGAAGTATCAGAAAAGCCTGAAGATTATCTGCGTTCTGATGGTCCAGGGATTGACTTTAAGGGTATTCGGGACTATCACGGCCCAGCTTCATTTCTGAGATACATCTTTCCAGTAATTGGCGATATAGTAAGCTATACAAAAGATTCGTCGCTTCTTATCTTAAGGACTCCAGGGCTAATTGAGAATGTTATGTATCTAGTCGCTCGCGCTCGCCACATTCCTTTCGCTGTTGAAGTGGTTGGTGATCCACAAGAGGTATTTGCGAACAATGGCGCTGGTGGACGAGTGGCTCCATTATATGAGCTGTTTTTCACTAGTATGCAGCGTTGGATGTGTCGTGATGCCGAAGTCGTTTCATACGTCACTGGTGAGACTTTGCAAAAGAAGTACCCCAACAGTGCAGGGAGAGAACATGCTGTTTCTGACGTTTATCTTCCCGACGAAGCTTTTCTGCCTGAGCCGCGCCACTTTAAGAAGTTGCCCTCGCCCTTAAGCATGGTCATGGTAGGATCGCTAGAAGTGCCGTATAAGGGTGTAGATGTTGCTCTTCGAGCGCTCAGTAAAATCAAAAATTATGTCAACGCAACACTGACTATTGTTGGGGACGGCGTACTTAGGCTTGAACTTGAGGCTATGGCACACTCTCTCGGCTTGCAACAGCAAGTGCGTTTTTTGGGCGCTTTGCCAGCGGGGGAAGCTGTACGTAAAGAGTTGCGTCAGGCGGATCTATTTCTAATGCCCTCAAGGACGGAGGGGATGCCCCGCGCCTTACTCGAAGCGATGGCCCTTGGACTGCCTGCGCTGGCCTCACGCGTGGGCGGAATCCCGGAGGTTCTGGGTGAGGACTACCTCTTTACCTCTGAGCAGCCGGATGAGCTGGCGGCCCTGTTGATGCTGCTCACACCCGAAAAACTCGGCAAGATGTCCAGTGAGAACCTGCAAACGGCTCGGAAGTACCATCTGTCCAATACGACACGAGCGCACAGAGAGTTTTTGCGGGAAGTCAAAGCGCTCATGGCAGAGAACAAATGA
- a CDS encoding glycosyltransferase family 4 protein, producing the protein MRASQQTIFYSVTISFSLRFLKGQLGRLEEHGWRVLVSAGEDPTTPGELEAFARQEKALAIRVPMHREISPRADLVSLARLFLTYRKARPTVINVGTPKAGLLGGLAGVAARVPIRIYTLHGLRLETATGAKRQLLTAMERLAMACAHRVVCVSPSLRERVHELGLAPASKTVVLGAGSVNGVPLPDPAATLGASAELRRTLPLPEGTPVVGFVGRFTRDKGIAELMAAYRQVRSQFPATRLLLVGDYEAGDPVPADIRKAIESDPSVIHVGFVPDVTPYYPLMSVLALPTYREGLGLVALEAAAAGVPAVTTDATGARDAVQEGVTGWRVPVGDSGALARALLEALTQPEVARARGAAGYRRVREEFAPEVVQQHWKTYYQELLAARGPGRGQAVKRPAARSTSPALLGVPLALLAGLLYVKQRRKECPLARPARRCSGFGASNESTRRGEVNDA; encoded by the coding sequence ATGAGAGCATCTCAACAGACCATCTTCTACTCCGTCACGATCTCCTTCAGCCTCAGATTCCTCAAAGGGCAACTGGGGCGTCTGGAGGAGCATGGCTGGCGGGTGCTGGTCAGCGCGGGTGAAGACCCCACTACCCCTGGCGAGCTGGAGGCCTTCGCCCGGCAGGAAAAGGCTCTGGCCATTCGTGTACCCATGCACCGTGAAATCAGTCCGCGTGCTGATCTGGTTTCGCTGGCTCGTCTGTTTCTGACGTACCGCAAGGCACGGCCCACGGTCATCAATGTGGGGACGCCCAAGGCGGGACTCCTCGGGGGCCTGGCGGGTGTCGCAGCCAGAGTGCCCATCCGCATCTACACGCTGCACGGCCTGCGCCTGGAGACGGCCACGGGGGCCAAACGCCAGCTTCTGACTGCGATGGAACGGCTGGCGATGGCTTGTGCTCACCGCGTCGTGTGTGTCAGCCCCAGCCTGCGTGAGCGTGTCCACGAACTGGGGCTGGCTCCAGCCAGCAAGACGGTGGTGCTGGGGGCCGGGAGTGTGAACGGCGTCCCCCTCCCCGATCCGGCAGCGACCCTGGGCGCCAGCGCCGAACTTCGGCGGACGCTTCCGTTGCCCGAGGGGACGCCGGTGGTGGGGTTCGTGGGAAGGTTCACGCGGGACAAGGGCATTGCCGAACTGATGGCGGCCTATCGCCAGGTCCGTTCGCAGTTCCCGGCAACAAGGCTGCTCCTGGTGGGGGATTACGAGGCTGGCGATCCGGTCCCGGCGGATATACGGAAGGCGATTGAAAGTGATCCGTCGGTCATCCATGTGGGCTTCGTCCCCGACGTGACCCCCTACTACCCGCTGATGAGCGTGCTGGCGCTGCCCACCTACCGCGAGGGTCTGGGACTGGTGGCATTGGAGGCGGCGGCGGCAGGCGTCCCCGCCGTGACCACCGACGCGACCGGCGCACGTGATGCGGTGCAGGAGGGTGTAACTGGCTGGCGGGTTCCTGTGGGAGACAGCGGCGCTCTGGCCCGGGCCCTGCTGGAAGCGTTGACCCAACCGGAAGTGGCGCGCGCCCGTGGTGCAGCCGGGTACCGGCGTGTCCGCGAAGAGTTCGCCCCCGAAGTGGTACAGCAGCACTGGAAAACCTACTATCAGGAACTGCTGGCGGCGCGCGGACCGGGACGAGGCCAGGCGGTGAAGCGTCCCGCCGCCCGATCAACCTCACCGGCTTTGCTGGGCGTTCCGCTGGCGCTGCTCGCCGGTTTGCTGTATGTGAAACAGAGGCGGAAGGAGTGCCCCCTCGCACGACCAGCCAGGCGGTGCAGCGGGTTTGGCGCCTCCAACGAATCTACGAGACGAGGAGAAGTGAACGACGCATGA
- a CDS encoding NAD-dependent epimerase/dehydratase family protein translates to MTGATGNTGLATLRRLRALQPERPVLALVRASTDTAPLAELGVPWHVCDLDRAETYLGVVQPGDVLLETANLRHARALLPALAGAGVTRAFCVTTTGVFSKHHSYSALYREIEEEMRHGLVQVTILRPSMIYGNERDHNMHKLLRFIAQVPLYPVFGTGRALMQPVHVEDLAEGVARAVTQDARGEFNLAGPVALPYRQIVDEAFRALGRRGVMLFVPVGPVAGLVSVLQRVPRFPVKHEQVIRLQEDKAFDIGAAREALGYAPRTFAEGIAQEAARLRQVGLL, encoded by the coding sequence ATGACCGGCGCGACCGGCAACACCGGCCTGGCGACGCTGCGCCGCCTGCGGGCGCTTCAGCCCGAACGGCCCGTTCTTGCCCTGGTGCGCGCGAGTACCGACACGGCGCCGCTGGCCGAACTGGGCGTTCCCTGGCACGTCTGTGACCTGGACCGTGCGGAAACGTACCTTGGCGTAGTGCAGCCCGGTGATGTCCTGCTGGAAACGGCCAATCTGCGGCACGCACGGGCGCTGCTGCCTGCCCTGGCCGGAGCGGGCGTGACACGCGCCTTTTGTGTGACGACCACCGGCGTCTTTTCCAAACATCACTCGTACTCGGCGCTGTACCGCGAGATCGAGGAGGAGATGCGGCATGGGCTGGTCCAGGTGACGATCCTGCGGCCCAGCATGATCTACGGAAACGAGCGGGATCACAACATGCACAAGCTGCTGCGTTTCATTGCCCAAGTGCCCCTGTACCCGGTCTTCGGGACTGGCCGCGCACTGATGCAGCCTGTTCATGTGGAGGATCTGGCAGAAGGGGTGGCGCGGGCCGTCACGCAGGATGCCCGCGGGGAATTCAACCTGGCAGGCCCGGTCGCGCTCCCCTACCGGCAGATCGTGGACGAAGCCTTCCGGGCGCTGGGTCGGCGGGGAGTAATGCTGTTCGTTCCGGTGGGGCCGGTGGCGGGCCTGGTGAGTGTGTTGCAGCGGGTGCCGCGCTTTCCCGTGAAGCATGAGCAGGTGATTCGCCTACAGGAGGACAAGGCGTTCGACATCGGCGCGGCGCGGGAGGCTCTGGGGTACGCGCCCCGGACTTTTGCCGAGGGAATCGCGCAGGAGGCTGCACGCTTGCGGCAGGTGGGGCTGCTGTGA
- a CDS encoding sugar transferase, with protein sequence MKSPVRSGSVRAAVYEPFKLTFDRCLAAVGVLALLPVMAVVAALIFLDDPGPVLFRQSRAGRGHRPFTIYKFRTMKRNTPNVSTEEMRRLKLSPYTRIGPFLRRTSLDELPQLLNVLRGEMSLVGPRPALMTQQVVLSGREAAGVDQLRPGITGLAQITGRDDLPDEEKIRRDMAYLHQIGPLTDIIILFYTLRGVLGARGAY encoded by the coding sequence GTGAAGTCGCCTGTACGGAGCGGAAGTGTCCGGGCGGCCGTGTACGAGCCGTTCAAGCTGACCTTCGACCGCTGCCTCGCTGCGGTAGGTGTGTTGGCATTGTTGCCGGTGATGGCCGTGGTGGCCGCGCTGATCTTCCTTGATGATCCCGGCCCCGTCCTTTTCCGGCAAAGCCGCGCCGGACGCGGGCACAGGCCGTTCACCATCTACAAGTTCCGCACTATGAAACGGAACACGCCTAACGTTTCCACCGAGGAGATGCGGCGGCTGAAACTCAGCCCCTACACCCGCATCGGGCCGTTCCTGCGCCGCACCAGCCTGGACGAGTTGCCGCAGCTCCTCAATGTGCTGCGTGGCGAGATGAGTCTGGTCGGCCCCCGACCGGCCCTCATGACGCAGCAGGTGGTGTTGAGCGGCCGGGAAGCGGCGGGTGTGGATCAGCTCCGCCCAGGCATCACCGGCCTCGCTCAGATTACCGGCCGGGACGACCTGCCCGACGAGGAGAAGATTCGCCGGGATATGGCCTACCTGCATCAGATCGGGCCGCTGACGGACATCATTATTCTGTTCTATACCTTGCGTGGCGTACTGGGTGCGCGAGGTGCCTACTGA